One part of the Terrimicrobium sacchariphilum genome encodes these proteins:
- the hpt gene encoding hypoxanthine phosphoribosyltransferase, producing the protein MIKDITEVLFDEATILGRLDILARKITAEYEGKDLTIVALLNGSVIFMADLLRRIPLPLQVDCLAVSSYHGTQSKGSVTFRQTPVADLSNRHVLVLDDILDTGTTLRTVLDHFAQDKTILSLRSCVLLRKLIAQPRKAEADFIAFDIPDAFVVGYGLDYNERYRNLPLVGVLGPEAIARYAGR; encoded by the coding sequence ATGATCAAAGACATCACTGAAGTCCTTTTTGACGAGGCAACCATCCTCGGTCGACTCGATATCCTGGCACGGAAGATCACCGCGGAGTATGAGGGCAAGGACCTCACCATCGTGGCACTGCTAAATGGCAGCGTGATTTTCATGGCAGATTTGCTACGCCGCATCCCCCTGCCCCTGCAGGTCGACTGTCTCGCCGTGTCAAGCTACCACGGTACCCAGAGCAAGGGTTCTGTCACCTTCCGACAGACCCCCGTGGCCGATCTTTCCAATCGCCATGTGCTTGTACTCGACGACATTCTGGATACTGGCACTACCCTGCGGACCGTGCTGGACCATTTTGCCCAGGACAAAACGATCTTGAGCCTCAGGTCCTGCGTGCTGCTGCGCAAGCTGATCGCTCAACCCAGAAAAGCGGAGGCTGATTTCATCGCCTTCGACATCCCCGATGCCTTCGTGGTCGGCTATGGACTCGACTATAACGAACGCTACCGCAATCTGCCGCTTGTGGGCGTACTGGGACCCGAGGCGATTGCCCGCTACGCGGGTCGGTAA
- the rplT gene encoding 50S ribosomal protein L20, with the protein MPRATNSPASRARRKRVIKDAKGYRGRRSKLFRYAKDARMKAKYWAYRDRKTRKRNIRALWITRLNAAVRAEGITYSRFIEGLKAAGITLDRKVLADLAVTDEATFKQIVAQAKAAYDAKAPAAA; encoded by the coding sequence ATGCCACGTGCAACAAACTCGCCCGCCAGCCGCGCTCGTCGCAAGCGGGTCATTAAGGACGCCAAGGGTTACCGCGGCCGTCGTTCCAAGCTCTTCCGCTACGCCAAGGATGCGCGCATGAAGGCCAAATACTGGGCCTATCGTGACCGCAAGACCCGGAAGCGGAATATCCGCGCCCTGTGGATCACCCGTCTCAACGCCGCCGTGCGTGCAGAGGGCATCACCTACAGCCGCTTCATCGAAGGCCTCAAGGCCGCCGGCATCACGCTCGACCGCAAGGTCCTCGCTGATCTCGCCGTGACGGACGAGGCAACCTTCAAGCAGATCGTCGCCCAGGCGAAGGCTGCTTACGACGCCAAGGCTCCGGCCGCCGCCTAG
- the ruvA gene encoding Holliday junction branch migration protein RuvA, translating into MIAFLEGELAEALPTHLVINVHGVGYHVMIPLSSFEKLPQVGARTRILTHLVVREDAHVLYGFVTAGERDLFRLLVNHVTGVGPKMGLAVLSGMSVESFKAAVVAGDIVAISRISGVGKKTAERIVLELKDKVGVAAEWEAASAANAPGPRDHAIHDAVLALISLGYKQVDAHKAVKQVLDKTPAAAGDAEELIRQALRYLI; encoded by the coding sequence ATGATCGCATTTTTGGAAGGCGAACTCGCCGAGGCCCTGCCTACGCACCTCGTTATCAATGTTCATGGAGTCGGCTATCACGTCATGATTCCGCTATCAAGTTTTGAGAAGCTCCCGCAAGTGGGAGCAAGGACCCGCATCCTCACGCATCTTGTCGTCCGGGAGGACGCCCATGTGCTTTACGGGTTCGTCACGGCCGGGGAGCGGGATCTATTTCGGTTGCTCGTCAATCACGTCACCGGCGTCGGTCCCAAGATGGGGCTGGCCGTACTCAGCGGAATGAGTGTCGAGTCCTTCAAGGCGGCGGTCGTCGCCGGGGATATCGTTGCGATATCCCGTATCAGCGGGGTCGGAAAGAAGACGGCCGAGCGCATCGTTCTGGAGCTCAAGGACAAGGTGGGGGTTGCGGCGGAGTGGGAGGCAGCCAGCGCGGCAAACGCCCCGGGACCGCGCGACCATGCCATTCACGATGCGGTGCTGGCCCTGATCTCTCTCGGCTACAAGCAGGTCGACGCTCACAAGGCCGTGAAGCAGGTCCTCGACAAGACACCGGCAGCTGCGGGCGACGCAGAGGAGTTGATCCGCCAGGCCCTTCGCTATCTCATATGA
- a CDS encoding potassium channel family protein, translating into MSLKSLGRFLRENPFVVLLAALLIMMLGAPFAPHIGRIFFKDSKDASLAPFILILTVGAAWSIWPTAKNRALTIVLGGLMLALLYLSTVFVQQQSFVAIHLIGQSLFLGYVIAVVTRDVFEAPIVDGNILCGAACLYLLVGVLMGFLYCLVEMFLPGAFTVTNLDGRPTQTNLVVNPGWLVYFSFTTLTSVGFGDILPTSEITRSLSAFEAVVGQIMVVVMMARLVGLHVAQISSGAKKKIVLETEDKK; encoded by the coding sequence ATGAGTCTCAAGTCCCTGGGACGATTCCTGCGCGAAAACCCGTTCGTAGTTCTTCTCGCCGCCCTCTTGATCATGATGCTTGGCGCACCATTTGCGCCGCACATCGGTCGCATTTTTTTCAAGGATTCCAAGGACGCCTCCCTCGCGCCCTTCATTCTGATCCTCACAGTGGGGGCAGCGTGGTCGATCTGGCCTACGGCCAAAAATCGCGCCCTGACCATTGTCCTCGGAGGGCTCATGCTGGCCCTGCTTTACCTGAGCACCGTTTTTGTCCAACAGCAGTCCTTCGTCGCGATCCATCTGATTGGGCAGTCTCTCTTCCTTGGTTACGTCATCGCTGTGGTGACGCGAGATGTCTTTGAGGCTCCGATTGTGGACGGGAACATCCTTTGCGGGGCGGCCTGTCTGTATCTGCTGGTCGGGGTCTTGATGGGCTTTCTCTACTGTCTTGTGGAGATGTTCCTCCCTGGTGCCTTTACGGTTACCAATCTCGACGGCCGCCCGACCCAAACCAACCTGGTCGTGAACCCGGGCTGGCTGGTTTACTTCAGCTTTACCACCCTCACGTCGGTGGGTTTTGGAGACATCCTTCCCACCAGTGAAATCACCCGAAGCCTTTCCGCCTTCGAAGCCGTGGTGGGCCAGATCATGGTCGTGGTGATGATGGCGCGGCTCGTCGGCCTCCACGTTGCGCAGATCAGCTCCGGAGCCAAGAAGAAGATCGTCCTGGAAACCGAGGACAAAAAATAA
- a CDS encoding NAD(P)/FAD-dependent oxidoreductase produces MKTVTIVGGGLSGLSLGIALRKHGVPVDLYEAGGYPRHRVCGEFISGVSDETLAELGIKDALKDAERLETHAWYRGETCLHRGMLPVPARGISRYILDDRLQRSLTGSGGQVFTHSRLTGDEREGHVWCSGRIPRQGDWIGLKGHFSGLPIQSDLEMHIASNGYVGLARIDSETVNICGLFRLRRDISGPDILERYIEEGGLLRLRQRMSRATSRAETRSAIAGFRLGWQAGPSGRLSLGDARAMIPPFTGNGMSMALESAAITAPHLAAYARGHSDWESAASRASRAMKARFSSRMNFARMLHPFLTSAPGRAFFSTASRLLPYGAIFHLLR; encoded by the coding sequence ATGAAGACCGTGACCATCGTTGGCGGAGGTCTTTCGGGGCTGTCCCTGGGCATAGCGCTTCGCAAACACGGCGTGCCAGTGGATTTATATGAGGCGGGAGGTTATCCACGTCATCGCGTCTGCGGAGAATTCATCAGCGGTGTTTCCGACGAAACTCTTGCGGAACTCGGAATCAAAGACGCGCTGAAAGACGCGGAACGCCTGGAAACGCACGCCTGGTATCGCGGAGAAACCTGCTTGCATCGAGGAATGCTGCCCGTTCCGGCACGGGGCATTTCCCGTTACATTCTTGATGACAGATTGCAGCGCTCATTGACTGGTTCCGGGGGACAAGTCTTTACGCATTCCCGGCTCACCGGTGATGAAAGGGAGGGGCATGTCTGGTGCTCCGGGAGGATTCCCCGGCAGGGCGATTGGATCGGCTTGAAAGGCCACTTCTCAGGGCTGCCCATTCAGAGTGACCTGGAAATGCACATTGCTTCCAATGGCTATGTCGGTCTGGCCCGCATCGATTCTGAAACGGTAAACATTTGCGGGCTTTTTCGCCTCCGCCGAGACATCTCGGGTCCGGATATTTTGGAGCGCTATATCGAGGAGGGCGGGCTCCTCAGACTTCGACAGCGCATGAGCCGGGCCACCAGCAGGGCGGAAACGCGCTCAGCGATAGCAGGATTCCGATTGGGCTGGCAGGCCGGGCCCAGTGGGCGACTGTCTCTGGGTGACGCCCGGGCGATGATACCGCCCTTCACTGGCAATGGCATGTCGATGGCGCTGGAATCCGCTGCGATCACGGCTCCGCACCTTGCCGCGTACGCGAGAGGGCACTCCGACTGGGAAAGCGCCGCATCGCGAGCGTCCCGGGCGATGAAAGCCCGGTTTTCCTCCCGCATGAATTTCGCCCGCATGCTGCATCCCTTCTTGACCTCTGCGCCCGGACGGGCGTTCTTCTCCACCGCCTCACGGCTGTTGCCGTACGGCGCAATCTTCCACCTTCTCCGCTAA
- the nifS gene encoding cysteine desulfurase NifS — MNSSSQPIIYLDNNATTQVDPAVFDAMMPWLRDEYGNPSSVYGLGRRAASALDTAREQVSSLIGSTPEEVLFTSCGSESINSAILSAASIDPDKTHIITTAVEHSATIKLCEHLARRGYEITWLPVNSSGHLDLEKLAKAIRPDTALVTLLWANNETGVLFPVQEIAKITNEKKVPLHIDAVQAVGKLPIGASDLGVQFLSLSGHKLHCPKGVGALYVNRRMRFTPWLRGSQENARRGGTQNVASIVGLGKAAELAATHQEEERTRVKEFRDRFENTMLTQVAGTEVNGDRENRLPNTSSLSFEGIESEGALMLLDDQGICCSAGSACTSGSVHPSHVLKAMGFTNDRARGSLRFSFGRFNTDEEIDKAIEAVPTVIEKLRKLSPAGSPVLAAQE; from the coding sequence ATGAACTCGTCGTCACAACCCATCATCTACCTCGATAACAACGCCACCACGCAAGTGGATCCCGCTGTGTTCGACGCGATGATGCCGTGGCTGCGTGACGAGTATGGAAATCCATCCAGTGTATACGGATTGGGCCGCCGCGCCGCGTCTGCCCTCGACACCGCGCGTGAGCAGGTTTCCTCGTTGATCGGCTCCACGCCGGAGGAAGTGCTTTTTACAAGCTGCGGCTCGGAGTCCATCAACTCGGCCATTCTTTCGGCCGCGTCGATCGATCCGGATAAAACGCACATCATCACGACCGCGGTCGAGCACAGCGCCACGATCAAGCTCTGTGAGCATCTCGCCCGCCGCGGCTACGAGATCACCTGGCTGCCGGTGAATTCCTCCGGCCATCTCGACCTGGAAAAGCTCGCAAAGGCGATCCGCCCGGATACGGCGCTGGTCACCCTGCTTTGGGCCAACAACGAGACGGGCGTGCTGTTCCCAGTCCAAGAGATCGCAAAGATAACCAACGAGAAAAAGGTGCCTCTGCACATCGACGCGGTGCAGGCCGTGGGCAAGCTGCCCATCGGAGCCAGCGACCTCGGCGTGCAATTCCTTTCCCTTTCCGGCCACAAGCTGCATTGCCCAAAGGGCGTCGGTGCGCTTTACGTAAACCGCCGGATGCGCTTCACCCCATGGCTGCGTGGCAGCCAGGAAAACGCCCGTCGCGGTGGCACGCAAAATGTCGCATCCATCGTCGGCCTGGGCAAAGCGGCTGAACTCGCCGCCACTCACCAGGAAGAGGAGCGTACGCGCGTGAAGGAATTCCGGGACCGTTTTGAAAACACGATGCTGACCCAGGTCGCCGGCACCGAGGTGAATGGTGATCGGGAGAACCGCCTACCAAACACCTCAAGCCTGTCCTTTGAAGGCATCGAGAGCGAGGGCGCGCTGATGCTCCTCGATGACCAGGGTATTTGCTGCTCCGCGGGATCGGCCTGCACCAGCGGATCGGTGCATCCGTCCCACGTGCTCAAGGCCATGGGATTCACCAATGACCGCGCCCGTGGCAGCCTGCGATTCTCTTTCGGTCGGTTCAATACGGATGAGGAAATCGACAAAGCTATCGAAGCCGTTCCGACCGTGATCGAGAAGCTTCGCAAGCTCAGCCCTGCGGGAAGCCCGGTTCTCGCAGCCCAGGAGTAA
- the rpmI gene encoding 50S ribosomal protein L35, with translation MPKPIARSKTRKSVAKRFKVTAKGKVIRTRSSRRHLLECKSAKRKRKLSKAALVHDTDVARIKANLPFA, from the coding sequence ATGCCAAAGCCAATCGCACGCAGCAAGACGCGCAAATCGGTTGCCAAGCGCTTCAAGGTCACCGCCAAAGGAAAGGTGATCCGTACCCGCAGCAGCCGTCGGCATTTGCTTGAGTGCAAGTCAGCCAAGCGGAAACGCAAGCTGTCTAAAGCCGCACTGGTGCACGACACCGATGTGGCCCGCATCAAGGCAAATCTGCCGTTTGCGTAA
- a CDS encoding HAD family hydrolase, with protein sequence MDTVMVLEIPSRTFDGYIFDCDGTIADSMPIHFIAWTKAVREMGGEIPEDLFYQWGGKPTAVIVESLNEQFGYTMDVAETVHRKESYYLEQIAAVQPIQPVLDIAKSLHGVKPMAIASGGHRLLVEATLNALGILEMFDAIVCSEDYQRGKPFPDPFLEAARRIKIEPAGCVVFEDSPTGIAAAKAAGMDYVWVPSAETRQPRQAA encoded by the coding sequence ATGGATACCGTCATGGTTCTTGAGATTCCTTCGCGTACATTCGACGGCTACATTTTTGACTGCGACGGCACGATTGCCGATTCCATGCCGATTCACTTCATTGCCTGGACCAAGGCCGTAAGGGAAATGGGCGGCGAAATCCCCGAGGATCTGTTTTACCAATGGGGCGGCAAGCCCACGGCGGTGATTGTTGAAAGCCTGAATGAACAATTTGGCTACACGATGGATGTCGCCGAAACCGTTCATCGGAAGGAAAGCTACTACCTGGAGCAGATCGCCGCAGTTCAACCGATCCAGCCGGTGTTGGATATTGCGAAATCTCTGCATGGGGTAAAGCCCATGGCCATCGCCTCCGGCGGGCATCGCCTGTTGGTCGAGGCCACGCTGAACGCCCTTGGTATCCTTGAGATGTTTGACGCCATCGTCTGCTCCGAGGACTACCAGCGCGGCAAGCCGTTTCCCGATCCCTTTCTCGAGGCGGCCAGGCGCATCAAGATCGAGCCCGCTGGCTGTGTCGTGTTTGAAGACAGCCCGACCGGCATCGCCGCAGCCAAGGCTGCCGGGATGGACTACGTCTGGGTGCCGAGCGCCGAAACGCGTCAACCGCGGCAGGCTGCCTGA
- a CDS encoding FHA domain-containing protein — MPQIQVFLSDENKISHDLSEDKITVGRLADNSLQIDDGSVSSHHAELVFENGEYHLHDLGSTNGTFLNEEQVTDAILKHGDEIRFGRIPAVYQGEEESGASQPLPSSTSSKVAEVAQQSARPVNFVSTSPIPRNVEKKDVVGVALYALAALAFVVAGYAAYCTFALAPSV; from the coding sequence ATGCCCCAGATTCAGGTCTTTCTCTCGGACGAGAACAAGATTTCCCACGATCTTTCCGAAGACAAGATAACGGTAGGTCGTTTGGCCGATAACTCGCTCCAGATCGACGATGGCTCAGTATCGAGTCACCACGCGGAGCTGGTGTTTGAGAATGGAGAGTATCATCTCCATGACCTTGGCTCGACCAATGGCACCTTCCTCAATGAGGAGCAGGTGACCGACGCCATCCTGAAACATGGGGACGAGATTCGCTTTGGCCGCATCCCGGCGGTTTATCAGGGCGAGGAGGAAAGCGGCGCTTCTCAGCCGTTGCCTTCCAGCACGTCCAGCAAAGTGGCCGAGGTCGCCCAGCAAAGCGCCCGCCCGGTCAACTTTGTCAGCACCTCTCCGATTCCGCGCAATGTCGAAAAGAAGGATGTGGTAGGCGTAGCACTTTATGCTCTCGCCGCCCTGGCCTTCGTTGTAGCCGGCTATGCCGCCTACTGCACATTCGCGCTTGCTCCGTCGGTCTAG
- the pheS gene encoding phenylalanine--tRNA ligase subunit alpha has product MEAEIASLQAAALAEIETVGDRSSLDAFKVKYLGKQGEITKLSEGMRHVAKEDRPRFGKALNELRQSVTSRVEEREQSLASQADAEVLSRVDISLPGIPAEQGALHPLTHLLDRAVRIFRRLGFAVAEGPDIEDEWHCFDALNTPQDHPARNEQDTFYLPDGRLLRTHTSTVQIRVMENQAPPVRIIAPGAAYRRDEVDATHLAQFTQMEGLYVDRDVSVADLKGTTEYFFRQLFGSETEVRFRPHFFPFTEPSYEIDIRAKSLGGKWMELAGCGMVDPAVFEAICQKRGDRAFDPDVVSGFAFGFGLDRLAMNLAQVPDIRMLVENDLRFLKQFSAL; this is encoded by the coding sequence ATGGAAGCGGAGATTGCTTCGTTACAGGCTGCGGCGCTGGCCGAGATCGAAACGGTAGGCGACCGCAGTTCCCTCGACGCTTTCAAGGTCAAGTACCTTGGCAAGCAGGGGGAAATCACCAAACTCAGCGAGGGCATGCGCCACGTCGCCAAGGAGGACCGTCCTCGCTTTGGCAAGGCGCTCAATGAACTGCGCCAGAGCGTCACCTCCCGGGTGGAGGAGCGCGAGCAGTCCCTGGCCTCCCAAGCCGATGCGGAGGTACTTTCCCGCGTCGACATTTCTCTTCCCGGCATTCCGGCCGAGCAGGGTGCGCTGCATCCTCTGACTCATTTGCTCGACCGCGCCGTCCGCATCTTCCGCCGTCTCGGCTTTGCCGTCGCGGAAGGCCCGGATATCGAGGACGAGTGGCATTGCTTCGATGCCCTCAATACCCCGCAGGATCACCCCGCTCGCAACGAGCAGGATACCTTTTATCTCCCGGATGGCCGGTTGCTGCGCACGCACACCTCGACCGTCCAGATCCGCGTCATGGAAAATCAGGCCCCTCCGGTGCGTATCATCGCCCCGGGTGCGGCCTATCGCCGTGACGAGGTGGACGCCACGCATCTGGCCCAGTTTACCCAGATGGAGGGTCTCTATGTGGATCGCGATGTCTCGGTGGCCGATCTCAAGGGCACGACGGAGTATTTCTTCCGCCAGCTCTTTGGTTCCGAAACCGAGGTGAGGTTCCGTCCGCATTTCTTCCCCTTCACCGAGCCCAGCTACGAGATCGACATCCGCGCCAAGTCCCTTGGCGGAAAGTGGATGGAGCTTGCCGGTTGCGGCATGGTTGATCCCGCTGTCTTCGAGGCAATCTGCCAGAAGCGCGGTGATCGCGCCTTCGATCCCGATGTGGTCAGCGGCTTTGCCTTTGGCTTTGGCCTCGACCGTCTGGCGATGAATCTGGCCCAGGTGCCGGACATTCGCATGCTCGTGGAAAACGACCTTCGCTTTCTCAAGCAGTTCTCTGCTCTATGA
- a CDS encoding class I SAM-dependent methyltransferase, which translates to MAITRVVESELLDNLDANDPEALRSRQDLRMINALMGNQIWFLRQFRKFPPSSFAGIVEIGAGEGCLSRAIHRHYPAIPLTAMDLQPRPAGLVKDISWIQGNLFDLLPRISADVLIGGMIIHHFTDDQLAMLGSHLQNFRAIFVCEPYRSRFSMALAYLMWPLVGRVTRHDMPASIRAGFRRGELADLLQLSGQWEIHETVDGRGSFRFAAIRR; encoded by the coding sequence ATGGCAATCACCAGAGTCGTTGAATCCGAGCTTCTGGACAACCTCGACGCGAACGACCCGGAGGCGCTACGCAGCCGACAGGATTTGCGGATGATTAATGCCCTGATGGGGAACCAGATATGGTTCCTCCGCCAGTTCCGAAAATTTCCGCCCTCTAGCTTTGCTGGCATCGTCGAGATCGGGGCGGGGGAAGGTTGCCTATCCCGGGCCATTCATCGCCATTATCCCGCTATCCCGCTTACGGCGATGGACTTGCAACCGAGGCCCGCAGGCCTGGTCAAAGACATTTCCTGGATTCAAGGCAACCTCTTTGACCTCCTGCCGCGTATTTCAGCAGACGTCCTCATCGGGGGGATGATCATTCATCACTTCACGGACGACCAACTCGCCATGCTCGGCTCTCATCTTCAGAACTTCCGCGCGATCTTCGTCTGCGAACCCTACCGCTCGCGGTTTTCCATGGCGCTGGCTTATCTGATGTGGCCGCTGGTGGGGCGGGTGACCCGGCACGACATGCCCGCAAGCATCCGGGCCGGATTCCGGCGAGGGGAGCTGGCTGATCTTCTTCAACTGAGTGGGCAGTGGGAGATTCACGAAACGGTGGACGGGAGGGGCTCGTTTCGCTTTGCCGCCATTCGACGATGA
- the pheT gene encoding phenylalanine--tRNA ligase subunit beta, producing MNISLNWLREFVDWTGTPEELATLLTRTGLEVGSIATRGADFPKVVIAQILEATQHPNADRLSVCRVDDGSGHPRQIVCGAKNFKVGDKVPLALPGAVLPGDFKIKVGKLRGVESEGMLCSAKELSLAADADGLLILPADAPVGQPIATLFPPETAFEIEITPNRPDWLSHVGIAREVAAFTSQALKWTRPAAPQTTEYASRIGDLERCPFYTLQRIAGVKVGPSPDWLRQRLESVGLRSINNVVDVTNFVMLEIGQPLHAFDAAKVNGDIQVRLAGEGEKFLALDGREYTLSTDDLVIADSARTLALAGVMGGEESGVTETTTEILLESAIFQTSGVRRTGRRLDLHSDSSYRFERGIDPAGVLAASARATQLILELAGGTISGSAEVSGKEPEAPAPVALRQGKVNALLGLELTADEITAALSGLGLTAGEVSETATTWGIPSHRLDLIREVDLVEEVARVVGIDRIPSRVSANPAEPTKADASYDFQIRVRGRLAGLGLSEARTSTLVSPASVWSEAEAIKLKNPLGEDQSFLRSSLIPGLLAAVERNLRYGAASVALFEVGRTFHARGREESPTLAIALTGLSRTSSWRDGAAKAFDWWNLKGIIAALVPVELEWKKSDAQGDLALVSTVSANGKTLGLIGQLSPAAARKLDARESVLVAEIDLSALQSIPASPVYREIPKYPATTRDIAIVVPATLPYGEIERTLQAVREPLLVDIEPFDVFSDATGAKLAADRKSVAISLTFRAPERTLNSDEVTASVSRLRDKLKADLGAEFRE from the coding sequence ATGAACATTTCTCTGAATTGGCTGCGTGAATTCGTCGACTGGACGGGCACGCCCGAGGAACTCGCCACACTCCTGACCCGCACCGGGCTGGAGGTCGGCTCGATCGCGACCCGAGGGGCGGATTTCCCCAAGGTCGTCATCGCGCAGATCCTCGAAGCAACCCAGCATCCGAACGCCGACCGCCTGAGCGTCTGCCGCGTCGACGATGGCTCCGGCCATCCGCGCCAGATCGTCTGCGGCGCGAAGAACTTCAAGGTGGGTGACAAGGTGCCCCTCGCGCTTCCGGGAGCCGTGTTGCCGGGCGATTTCAAGATCAAGGTGGGCAAACTCCGAGGAGTGGAAAGCGAAGGCATGCTGTGCAGCGCCAAGGAGCTTTCGCTCGCCGCCGATGCCGACGGTCTGCTCATCCTGCCTGCCGACGCTCCCGTCGGTCAGCCCATTGCCACGCTCTTCCCGCCGGAGACGGCCTTTGAGATCGAGATCACGCCAAATCGCCCCGACTGGCTCAGCCATGTCGGGATTGCGCGCGAGGTCGCGGCTTTCACGAGCCAGGCGCTTAAGTGGACCCGCCCGGCTGCGCCTCAGACGACGGAATACGCCAGTCGCATCGGCGATCTGGAGCGCTGCCCGTTCTACACGCTGCAGCGCATTGCGGGTGTGAAAGTAGGTCCGAGTCCGGATTGGCTGCGCCAGCGCCTGGAATCCGTGGGGCTTCGTTCCATCAACAACGTCGTCGACGTGACGAATTTCGTCATGCTGGAGATCGGCCAGCCGCTCCACGCCTTCGACGCAGCCAAGGTGAATGGCGACATCCAGGTGCGCCTCGCCGGGGAAGGGGAGAAGTTCCTCGCCCTCGATGGACGCGAGTACACTCTGAGCACCGACGACCTCGTCATCGCCGATTCTGCCCGTACTCTGGCTCTCGCCGGGGTGATGGGCGGCGAGGAATCAGGCGTCACCGAGACGACCACCGAGATTCTCCTGGAGAGCGCGATTTTCCAGACCAGCGGCGTACGCCGTACCGGTCGCCGCCTTGATCTGCACAGCGACTCAAGCTACCGCTTCGAGCGCGGCATCGATCCGGCTGGCGTGTTGGCGGCTTCCGCTCGCGCCACACAGCTTATCCTGGAGCTGGCTGGCGGCACGATCTCGGGTTCCGCGGAAGTTTCCGGAAAAGAACCGGAGGCTCCGGCTCCGGTGGCCCTGCGCCAGGGGAAAGTCAATGCACTGCTCGGACTGGAGCTCACGGCAGACGAAATCACTGCGGCTTTGTCCGGGCTCGGCCTGACCGCTGGGGAAGTCTCCGAAACTGCGACGACGTGGGGCATTCCGAGCCATCGCCTCGACCTGATCCGCGAGGTGGATCTCGTGGAGGAAGTGGCGCGCGTTGTCGGTATTGACCGCATCCCGTCCAGGGTTTCCGCCAATCCGGCGGAGCCGACCAAGGCGGATGCCTCCTATGACTTTCAAATCCGCGTGCGCGGTCGTCTCGCCGGGCTGGGCCTGAGCGAAGCTCGCACGAGCACGCTGGTGTCTCCGGCCTCCGTCTGGAGCGAAGCCGAAGCGATCAAGCTCAAGAATCCGCTGGGCGAGGATCAGTCCTTTCTCCGCAGCAGCCTCATTCCAGGCCTCCTCGCGGCGGTGGAGCGCAATCTCCGCTACGGCGCCGCTTCGGTGGCTCTCTTTGAAGTCGGGCGCACCTTCCATGCCAGGGGGCGGGAGGAAAGCCCCACGCTCGCCATCGCGCTGACCGGCCTGAGCCGCACAAGCTCCTGGCGGGACGGGGCAGCCAAGGCCTTCGACTGGTGGAACCTCAAGGGTATCATAGCCGCGCTGGTTCCAGTTGAACTCGAGTGGAAGAAGTCCGATGCCCAGGGCGATCTCGCGTTGGTATCGACTGTTTCCGCCAATGGCAAGACGCTCGGCCTGATTGGCCAGTTGTCTCCCGCCGCAGCCCGCAAGCTCGACGCGCGCGAATCAGTGCTCGTCGCCGAGATCGATCTCTCGGCGTTGCAGTCAATTCCCGCCTCGCCGGTTTACCGCGAGATTCCGAAATACCCGGCAACCACCCGCGACATCGCCATTGTCGTTCCCGCGACCTTGCCCTACGGCGAGATCGAGAGGACGCTGCAGGCGGTCCGCGAGCCTCTGCTGGTGGACATCGAGCCCTTTGATGTCTTCAGCGATGCAACCGGGGCGAAGCTCGCCGCAGACCGGAAATCTGTCGCGATCTCCTTGACATTCCGCGCTCCCGAGCGGACGCTCAACAGCGACGAAGTTACTGCTTCGGTCAGCCGCTTGAGGGACAAGCTCAAGGCCGATCTCGGAGCGGAGTTTCGCGAATAG